A region of Helicobacter sp. 12S02232-10 DNA encodes the following proteins:
- a CDS encoding thiamine-phosphate kinase, which produces MDLEAYFIQKLLESDIVKGLGDDAVIFSRNVSLLNKAKGSCLPNDITTPVYAMDMFWEGTHFKKDWFSPKEIGRKAFLVNVSDILAMNAIPKYALLGVSLPKDISKDFIKGLLEGIREVCKKFNIKIVGGDTIGGNALGISVSMIGEGKKKILFRKGAVIGDLILHTGKIGGSYCELKRLLRGGKGNKKSRFYHPVLHTDFIAEIARFAHLGMDISDGIYAECNRLSKSNQLAFKLNHRKEVYKSGEEYEILFCIAPKDFLRTLRMAKKHRLHIECIGRVIRGKSDYPAYRWH; this is translated from the coding sequence ATGGATCTTGAAGCGTATTTTATTCAGAAGTTACTTGAGAGTGACATCGTTAAGGGATTGGGCGATGATGCTGTAATATTTTCCCGCAATGTTTCGCTTTTAAATAAGGCAAAAGGGTCGTGTTTGCCAAATGATATTACTACGCCTGTATATGCTATGGATATGTTTTGGGAAGGGACACATTTTAAAAAAGATTGGTTTTCTCCTAAGGAGATTGGGCGTAAAGCTTTTTTAGTAAATGTTTCAGATATTTTAGCGATGAATGCAATTCCTAAATATGCCCTTTTGGGAGTATCTCTCCCGAAAGATATTTCAAAAGACTTTATTAAGGGACTTCTTGAGGGGATTAGAGAAGTTTGCAAAAAGTTCAATATAAAGATTGTTGGGGGAGATACGATTGGTGGCAATGCACTTGGTATTTCAGTGAGTATGATTGGAGAGGGTAAAAAGAAGATTTTATTTAGAAAAGGTGCAGTGATTGGGGATTTGATTTTGCATACAGGAAAAATCGGAGGGAGTTATTGTGAATTGAAGCGACTTTTAAGAGGCGGAAAGGGTAATAAAAAATCACGGTTTTATCACCCTGTTTTACATACCGATTTTATTGCAGAAATAGCTAGATTTGCTCATTTGGGTATGGATATTTCTGATGGGATTTATGCTGAATGCAACCGACTTTCCAAATCCAACCAACTTGCATTTAAACTCAATCATCGAAAGGAAGTTTATAAAAGCGGTGAAGAATATGAAATACTTTTTTGCATAGCTCCAAAAGACTTTTTGCGTACCCTTAGAATGGCTAAAAAACATCGTCTCCATATTGAGTGTATTGGCAGAGTCATTCGAGGGAAGAGTGATTATCCTGCGTATCGATGGCATTGA
- the nadA gene encoding quinolinate synthase NadA, translated as MREIQKEIKQLLNDLDAQLVAHFYQKDEIIEIADLSGDSLELAKKSSQSDKNLIVFCGVGFMGQSVKILAPHKNVIMPKIACCSMARMVSSAYYDNSIALLEKYGILKDQILPITYINSNADVKAKVGKMGGLVCTSSNAKKIFEFAKSKGKKIFFLPDKCLGENLARSEGLKSAILGIDPKEKVLEADVVCYNGFCSVHQLFMPSDVEFFRQKYPDILIAVHPECRPDVVELADFTGSTSQIIEYVRSLPIHQKVAVGTEFNLVNRLRPPYEGKRNTFVLSATIPECPTMNETTLKDIFEVLKAYKNHRPYNQIDVNLETATFAKKALDRMLELS; from the coding sequence ATGCGGGAGATTCAAAAAGAAATCAAACAGCTTCTAAATGATTTGGACGCTCAATTAGTGGCTCATTTTTATCAAAAAGATGAAATTATAGAGATTGCAGATTTGAGCGGGGATAGTTTAGAGCTTGCAAAAAAATCCAGCCAAAGTGATAAAAACCTGATTGTGTTTTGCGGGGTAGGATTTATGGGGCAAAGTGTAAAAATTTTAGCACCTCATAAAAATGTGATTATGCCAAAAATCGCTTGTTGTTCAATGGCTAGAATGGTTAGTAGCGCTTATTATGATAATAGTATTGCTCTTTTAGAAAAATATGGTATTTTAAAAGATCAGATTTTACCCATCACTTATATCAACTCTAATGCTGATGTTAAGGCTAAGGTTGGAAAAATGGGAGGTTTGGTATGTACAAGCAGTAACGCTAAAAAGATTTTTGAATTTGCTAAATCCAAAGGAAAGAAAATATTCTTTTTGCCCGATAAATGTTTGGGAGAGAATTTAGCTCGTTCAGAGGGGCTTAAATCAGCAATTTTAGGAATTGATCCTAAAGAGAAGGTGTTGGAGGCGGATGTAGTTTGTTATAATGGTTTTTGTTCGGTTCATCAGCTTTTTATGCCCTCTGATGTGGAATTTTTCAGGCAAAAATATCCTGATATTTTAATTGCAGTGCATCCAGAATGCCGCCCAGATGTTGTTGAATTAGCTGATTTTACGGGTTCTACAAGTCAGATTATTGAATATGTCCGTTCTCTTCCTATTCATCAAAAAGTAGCAGTTGGCACAGAGTTTAATTTGGTTAATCGCCTGCGCCCTCCCTATGAAGGGAAGAGAAATACTTTTGTGCTTTCTGCTACGATTCCTGAATGCCCGACAATGAATGAGACAACCTTAAAAGATATTTTTGAGGTTTTGAAAGCTTATAAAAATCATCGCCCTTATAATCAGATCGATGTGAATTTGGAAACTGCAACATTTGCCAAAAAAGCTTTAGATAGAATGTTGGAGCTTTCTTGA
- a CDS encoding phosphatidylserine decarboxylase, with product MGFSNQISRIFGRFANHRFPRFFQRYINALYVKIFDIDLKDFDSLESYESLNALFTRSLKVQRKFEYSQDILISPCDSLITECGEVDRGRALQIKGMQYGVNELLGIDSELEAGYYYINFYLSPRDYHHYHAPCDLEIIETRYFGGKLLPVNKPSLRKNTDLFVKNERVVVVAKDIFGETLYFVAVGALNVGQMVLHFEPRVQTNIIPKNARYCYDSPICIRKGEELGMFKMGSTVVVFAKNLKSFCSSDLKVKFGDTIGAFILKDR from the coding sequence ATGGGCTTTAGCAATCAGATTTCGAGAATTTTTGGAAGATTTGCCAATCATAGGTTTCCTAGATTTTTTCAAAGATACATCAATGCGCTTTATGTCAAAATCTTTGATATTGATCTGAAAGATTTTGACTCTCTTGAGAGTTATGAGAGTTTGAATGCTCTTTTTACCAGATCTTTGAAAGTCCAAAGAAAATTTGAATATTCACAAGATATTCTTATTTCCCCTTGCGATTCTTTAATTACTGAGTGTGGAGAAGTTGATAGAGGTAGGGCATTACAGATAAAAGGGATGCAATATGGTGTGAATGAATTACTTGGTATAGATAGTGAGCTAGAAGCAGGGTATTATTATATTAATTTTTATCTTTCGCCTAGAGACTATCATCATTATCACGCTCCTTGTGATTTGGAAATAATAGAAACACGTTATTTTGGGGGCAAGCTTTTACCTGTAAATAAGCCTTCTTTGCGTAAAAATACTGATTTATTTGTAAAAAATGAGCGTGTGGTGGTGGTTGCTAAGGACATTTTTGGAGAAACACTGTATTTTGTGGCTGTAGGAGCTTTGAATGTAGGGCAAATGGTTTTGCATTTTGAACCTCGTGTTCAGACTAATATTATTCCAAAAAATGCGCGCTATTGTTATGATTCACCAATTTGTATTCGTAAGGGTGAAGAATTAGGTATGTTTAAAATGGGTTCAACGGTAGTAGTATTTGCGAAAAATTTAAAATCATTTTGTTCAAGTGATTTAAAAGTGAAATTTGGTGATACAATAGGGGCTTTCATTTTAAAGGATAGGTAA
- a CDS encoding DUF502 domain-containing protein, with translation MNTIFRLVGKGILVLLPIILLLWLLSFIFGFIKYFVEIIFNTTANSMSATISILVATLFLLIYAGYLFEKNKEFLLIKVSEFIIGKIPGIATIYAVLKDIIKMFSGKGGEGYLGVAYVDLAGHSVIGFITKEEDDFYWIFVPTTPNPTSGILLKVKKDKIQKADMSVSEGLKKVISLGIK, from the coding sequence ATGAATACAATTTTCAGATTGGTGGGTAAAGGTATTTTGGTGCTTTTGCCAATTATCCTTCTTCTTTGGTTGCTATCTTTTATCTTTGGTTTTATCAAGTATTTTGTTGAGATTATCTTTAATACTACTGCCAATAGTATGAGTGCTACTATCAGCATTTTGGTTGCAACTTTGTTTTTATTGATTTATGCAGGCTATTTATTTGAAAAAAATAAAGAATTTCTTTTGATCAAGGTTTCTGAATTTATTATCGGTAAAATACCCGGAATTGCTACCATATATGCAGTTTTAAAAGACATTATAAAGATGTTTTCTGGCAAAGGAGGAGAGGGCTATTTAGGTGTGGCTTATGTTGATTTGGCCGGACATAGCGTCATAGGCTTTATTACAAAAGAAGAAGATGATTTTTATTGGATTTTTGTTCCTACCACGCCAAATCCTACCTCAGGCATTTTGCTCAAAGTCAAAAAAGATAAAATACAAAAGGCTGATATGAGTGTTTCAGAAGGCTTAAAAAAAGTAATTTCATTGGGTATTAAGTAA
- the nadC gene encoding carboxylating nicotinate-nucleotide diphosphorylase encodes MFKNIEYFVQNALNEDLGRGDLFERLIKKDFLAKAVIISKDTGIFSGEIYIRELLRLTGVKSEWKISDTEHFKNGQILLELEGSYTLLLKLERVILNILQHSCGIATNTAAYVKALEGINIAVLDTRKTRPLLREFEKYSVRNGGAKNHRMGLDDTLMLKDTHLKHITDLKSFVEIARKNIPWTAKIEIECEDVKFAQIAMQSGADIVMCDNMDISQIKEVVAFRNANYPSILLEGSGRITKEKALAYAESGVDAISIGSLIHQAVWVDLSMKML; translated from the coding sequence ATGTTTAAAAATATAGAATATTTTGTTCAAAATGCTTTGAATGAGGATTTGGGTCGCGGGGATTTGTTTGAACGTCTCATAAAAAAGGATTTTTTAGCTAAAGCTGTCATCATTTCTAAAGATACAGGTATTTTTTCTGGAGAAATTTATATCAGAGAACTTTTGAGATTGACTGGAGTGAAATCTGAATGGAAAATTTCAGATACTGAGCATTTTAAAAATGGACAAATTTTGCTTGAACTTGAGGGGTCTTATACGCTTTTACTCAAGCTTGAAAGAGTTATTTTGAATATCTTACAGCATTCCTGTGGCATTGCTACCAATACAGCTGCTTATGTCAAAGCGCTTGAGGGTATCAATATTGCAGTTTTGGATACGCGTAAAACTCGTCCGCTTTTAAGAGAATTTGAAAAATATTCTGTTCGCAATGGTGGGGCTAAAAATCATCGTATGGGGCTTGATGATACTTTAATGCTTAAAGATACACATTTGAAGCATATAACAGATTTGAAATCTTTTGTAGAGATAGCTAGAAAAAATATTCCTTGGACGGCAAAAATAGAAATTGAATGTGAAGATGTCAAATTTGCTCAAATTGCAATGCAATCAGGTGCTGATATTGTGATGTGTGATAATATGGATATTTCTCAGATTAAAGAAGTCGTAGCATTTAGAAATGCAAATTATCCAAGCATTTTACTTGAGGGAAGCGGGAGAATCACAAAAGAAAAAGCGCTTGCATATGCAGAAAGCGGGGTAGATGCCATCAGTATCGGCTCTTTGATTCATCAGGCTGTTTGGGTTGATTTGAGTATGAAAATGCTGTGA
- the mqnP gene encoding menaquinone biosynthesis prenyltransferase MqnP, with amino-acid sequence MLKRLKNFSELVAFEHTVFSGAFILISMIVASVELNGSVWFGFKILFLCALALVSARNFAMGFNRYCDRSIDAKNVRTNGRPSVDGRISSNSVLLFCVFNALIFIAVSYFINILAFYLSIPFLIVLGGYSYMKRFSYLAHLVLGISLGLAPIAGVIAVLGEVPLWSFFLSVGVIFWVAGFDLLYSLQDIDFDRKEGLYSIPSVFGEKKTLIISRLFHILAVIFWGLFVYFSQGSIFAYIGLGVSMMMLVYEQYLVSLDFKNIPKAFFVSNGYLGFVFFLFILIDGVSRTYAI; translated from the coding sequence GTGTTAAAAAGATTAAAAAATTTTAGCGAGCTTGTAGCATTTGAACATACGGTATTTTCGGGTGCATTCATTTTGATCTCAATGATTGTGGCTTCTGTGGAGTTGAATGGAAGCGTTTGGTTTGGTTTTAAAATACTTTTTTTATGTGCGTTGGCGCTTGTAAGTGCAAGAAATTTTGCTATGGGTTTTAATCGCTATTGTGATAGAAGCATTGATGCTAAAAATGTCAGAACTAATGGGCGTCCAAGTGTGGATGGGAGAATCTCATCAAATTCGGTTTTGCTTTTTTGTGTTTTTAACGCATTGATTTTTATTGCTGTGAGTTATTTTATTAATATTTTGGCATTTTATCTTTCAATCCCGTTTTTGATTGTTTTAGGCGGGTATTCTTATATGAAACGCTTCAGTTATTTGGCGCATTTGGTTTTGGGAATTTCTTTAGGTTTAGCTCCAATAGCTGGAGTTATTGCTGTTTTAGGAGAAGTGCCTTTATGGAGTTTTTTTCTGTCTGTGGGGGTAATTTTTTGGGTTGCAGGCTTTGATTTGCTTTATTCGCTTCAAGATATTGATTTCGACAGAAAAGAGGGGCTTTATTCAATCCCTTCTGTTTTTGGTGAAAAAAAGACCTTGATAATTTCTCGTCTTTTCCACATTCTTGCAGTGATTTTTTGGGGTTTGTTTGTGTATTTTTCTCAAGGGTCAATTTTTGCTTATATAGGACTTGGAGTATCGATGATGATGCTTGTTTATGAGCAATATTTAGTGAGCTTGGATTTTAAAAATATTCCTAAGGCATTTTTTGTTTCCAATGGTTATTTGGGTTTTGTATTTTTTCTTTTTATTTTAATTGATGGAGTGAGTAGAACATATGCAATTTGA
- a CDS encoding helix-turn-helix domain-containing protein — MLFSSDDLLLAISAAILLVLIFLILYSYLKDREFHKKTQRLEKAIEAMSQEIYKTKKWIQESELHSEFASSTLGTNIKNEVKSNLNSSLSSLYNHIQGIQETLDKDRDYFEEKIITLENKLREFGYFAPSGNDVDEKRIVSMFQDGWSIDSIAKELRIGRGEVEFILKLADIK, encoded by the coding sequence ATGCTTTTTAGTTCCGATGACTTATTATTGGCAATATCTGCAGCGATATTGTTGGTATTAATATTTTTAATATTATATAGCTATCTTAAGGATAGGGAGTTTCATAAAAAAACACAGCGCTTGGAGAAAGCTATCGAAGCAATGAGTCAAGAGATTTATAAGACTAAAAAATGGATTCAAGAGAGCGAACTTCATTCTGAATTTGCAAGTTCTACATTGGGTACAAATATCAAAAATGAAGTTAAAAGCAATTTAAATTCTAGTCTCTCTAGCCTCTATAATCATATTCAAGGGATTCAAGAAACTTTAGATAAAGATAGGGATTATTTTGAAGAAAAAATTATCACTCTTGAAAATAAGCTTAGAGAATTTGGCTACTTTGCTCCAAGCGGCAATGATGTTGATGAAAAACGCATTGTTTCTATGTTCCAAGATGGTTGGAGCATAGATTCTATTGCCAAAGAACTCAGAATTGGTCGTGGTGAGGTTGAGTTTATTTTAAAGCTTGCCGATATCAAATAA
- the glnA gene encoding type I glutamate--ammonia ligase, which yields MGVPKCHKLDNIKEFFTFCKENEVEFVDFRFTDIKGIWHHMAYSFGAITEEIFQNGIPFDASSVKAWQPIQHSDMILFPDLVRYFIDPFTADTTVVVFCDVWDIYKDQPYERCPRSLAKKAISHLKQSGLGDEVYIGPENEFFIFDSIKIKDAVNCQYYEIDSEEGEWNRDKIFEGGTNVGHRPGTKGGYFPVPPVDSMMDLRAEIVKVLNQVGIETFVVHHEVAQGQGEIGVKFGDLVEAADNVQKLKYVVKMVAHLNGKTATFMPKPLFGDNGSGMHTHVSIWKEGKNLFAGEKYQGLSSDALHFLGGVLKHARSVAAFTNASTNSYKRLIPGFEAPSILTYSAQNRSASVRIPYGVSGKSARLEFRFPDSSANPYLAFSSILMAGLDGIVNKIDPGEPMDIDLFELTLDEIREKGIKQMPHTLRTAIEEMLSDRKYLKEGNVFTEDFIQIYKSFKFETEIWPWEGRPHPFEFISTYSC from the coding sequence ATGGGAGTTCCTAAGTGCCATAAATTAGATAATATCAAGGAATTTTTCACTTTCTGCAAAGAAAATGAAGTTGAATTTGTAGATTTTAGATTTACTGATATTAAGGGAATATGGCATCATATGGCCTATTCGTTTGGAGCTATTACAGAAGAGATTTTTCAAAATGGAATTCCTTTTGATGCTAGTTCAGTGAAAGCGTGGCAACCTATACAGCATTCTGATATGATTTTATTTCCAGATCTTGTAAGGTATTTTATCGATCCTTTTACAGCAGATACTACTGTTGTTGTTTTTTGTGATGTTTGGGATATTTATAAGGATCAGCCTTATGAAAGGTGCCCTCGAAGTTTAGCTAAAAAAGCCATTTCTCATCTCAAGCAGAGTGGGTTAGGGGATGAGGTCTATATCGGTCCAGAAAATGAGTTTTTTATTTTTGATTCAATTAAAATTAAAGACGCTGTAAATTGCCAATATTATGAGATTGATAGCGAAGAAGGAGAATGGAATAGAGATAAGATTTTTGAGGGTGGCACAAATGTTGGGCATCGTCCCGGAACTAAGGGAGGATATTTTCCTGTTCCGCCCGTAGATTCTATGATGGATTTGCGTGCAGAAATTGTTAAGGTCTTAAATCAAGTCGGAATCGAAACATTTGTTGTACATCACGAAGTTGCACAAGGGCAAGGAGAGATTGGTGTTAAGTTTGGGGATTTAGTAGAGGCGGCTGATAATGTTCAAAAGCTTAAATACGTCGTTAAAATGGTCGCCCATCTGAACGGAAAAACAGCGACTTTTATGCCAAAACCTTTATTTGGAGATAATGGAAGTGGTATGCATACCCATGTGAGCATTTGGAAAGAGGGAAAAAATCTATTTGCTGGTGAAAAATATCAAGGATTGAGCAGTGATGCTCTCCATTTTTTAGGCGGGGTTCTTAAGCATGCAAGGAGTGTTGCAGCTTTTACAAATGCTTCCACAAACTCATATAAAAGACTCATACCAGGATTTGAAGCTCCTTCAATTTTAACTTATTCGGCGCAAAATAGAAGTGCAAGCGTGCGAATTCCTTATGGTGTTTCTGGAAAAAGCGCTAGATTAGAATTTCGTTTTCCTGATAGTTCTGCTAATCCGTATTTGGCCTTTTCATCTATTTTGATGGCAGGTCTTGATGGGATTGTTAATAAAATTGATCCTGGAGAACCAATGGATATAGATTTGTTTGAGCTTACTTTAGATGAAATTAGAGAGAAAGGCATCAAGCAAATGCCCCATACACTTAGAACAGCAATAGAAGAAATGCTTTCAGATAGAAAATATTTAAAAGAAGGAAATGTTTTTACTGAAGATTTTATTCAGATTTATAAGAGTTTCAAATTTGAAACAGAAATTTGGCCTTGGGAAGGCAGACCTCATCCTTTCGAATTTATTTCTACTTATTCCTGCTAG
- a CDS encoding arginyltransferase — translation MRIVEFYSEQKVCSYIKTKTSRFRYFYIEECRPYFYRGLLERGWRRFGRYFFAPVCLHCRDCVSIRQLTDDFIFSKNHKRVFVKNKNTKIVISRPRVDDERLFLYDKYHKHMMCKKGWEYRSIDRASYEDMFVDGFMDFGYEIAYYIGGNLVGVGLMDILLDSMSAIYFFYDHNNENFSLGTFNILSQIKLAKEKGLKYFYPGYWIKDHYCMGYKERFKPFETLMNAPDLFDVPSWQFYQKEKNGL, via the coding sequence ATGCGTATTGTAGAATTTTATTCGGAACAAAAAGTTTGCAGTTATATCAAGACAAAAACAAGTCGATTCCGTTATTTCTATATTGAAGAATGCCGTCCTTATTTCTATAGAGGGCTTCTTGAGAGGGGTTGGAGACGATTTGGAAGATATTTTTTTGCTCCTGTTTGTTTGCATTGTAGGGATTGTGTTTCAATCCGCCAGCTTACAGATGATTTTATTTTCAGCAAAAATCATAAGCGTGTTTTTGTTAAAAATAAAAATACTAAGATTGTAATTTCAAGACCACGCGTTGATGATGAACGTCTTTTTTTATATGATAAGTATCATAAACATATGATGTGCAAAAAAGGTTGGGAATATAGAAGCATTGATAGGGCAAGTTATGAGGATATGTTTGTTGATGGTTTTATGGATTTTGGCTATGAAATTGCCTATTATATTGGGGGGAATTTAGTGGGTGTTGGGCTTATGGATATTCTTTTGGATAGTATGTCAGCAATTTATTTTTTTTATGATCACAATAATGAGAATTTTAGCTTGGGGACATTCAATATTTTGTCTCAAATTAAACTTGCTAAAGAGAAGGGATTAAAATACTTTTATCCAGGGTATTGGATAAAAGATCACTATTGTATGGGGTATAAAGAGCGTTTTAAACCTTTTGAAACGCTTATGAATGCCCCAGATCTATTCGATGTGCCTTCTTGGCAATTTTATCAAAAGGAAAAAAATGGGCTTTAG
- the flgE gene encoding flagellar hook protein FlgE, whose protein sequence is MLRSMWSGVSGMQAHQIALDIESNNIANVNTVGFKYSRASFVDMLSQIKLIATSPYKNGLGGQNDFSIGLGVAVDATTKVFSQGNTQNTDVKTDLAIEGEGFFVISPDRGITRNFTRDGEFLFDADGNLVTTGGYVVQGWVRSDIENASKMSDTDFFKVDNTGPLENIRIDPGMVMPARASSKISMRANLNAGRHVEQTGSIFALDSSVRTASDGVNPIYDSKSNLTQMAEDIGALFNQDGDAFSLNENQGIWVSYKTSEMKNEVFASNQTNTIGLNGTQISFTNDSGVSGVSSLIAAQNAINAVKDKTGIEAYVDGGLLRLENKNELDGDEKVKNIRVTSSGTGAFSNFVEGDADITSFRYRYTKSVSPDSATGQFRTTEDLRALMQYDANMIKDPTMNYSDTSASVSVTVNKYGMFEILNKDNGDDVKQNLNIFVSGYASENVTNNVLFKDTMKALNTASLIEGGVSTSTSKITHAIHTTSIDIIDSLGTKHTLRLEFYKSGGAEWNFRAIVPEPSELYGASATRPNIFEGGKLRFNSDGSLAGMNPPVLQFDPKNGSNSPQRIDLSFGARGSFGGLTSVDKISETYAIDQDGYQAGDLMDVRFDSNGSLLGAFSNGRTLALAQVALANFSNNTGLQSEGGNVFSQTGNSGQAMIGAANTGRRGGVSGSKLEMSNVDLSRSLTQLIVVQRGFQANSKAVTTSDQILNTLLNLKQ, encoded by the coding sequence ATGCTTAGGTCTATGTGGTCTGGTGTGAGCGGTATGCAGGCTCATCAAATAGCACTTGATATAGAAAGTAACAATATTGCAAATGTGAACACTGTTGGTTTTAAATATTCTAGGGCATCATTTGTAGATATGCTTTCACAGATTAAATTGATTGCAACCTCTCCTTATAAAAATGGATTGGGAGGTCAGAATGATTTTTCGATAGGGCTTGGCGTTGCAGTTGATGCAACGACAAAAGTTTTTTCTCAAGGAAATACTCAGAATACTGATGTAAAAACCGATTTGGCAATTGAAGGTGAAGGATTTTTTGTAATCAGTCCTGATAGAGGAATTACAAGGAATTTTACAAGGGATGGAGAATTTTTATTTGATGCTGATGGGAATTTAGTCACCACAGGGGGCTATGTCGTTCAAGGATGGGTAAGAAGTGATATTGAGAATGCTTCCAAAATGAGCGATACTGATTTTTTCAAAGTCGATAACACTGGTCCGCTTGAAAATATACGGATTGATCCAGGTATGGTAATGCCAGCTAGAGCTAGTTCAAAAATTTCTATGAGAGCAAATTTAAATGCAGGCAGACACGTTGAACAAACAGGAAGTATTTTTGCTCTTGATTCTTCTGTTAGAACTGCTTCTGATGGCGTGAATCCTATTTATGACTCAAAGTCAAATCTTACTCAAATGGCAGAAGATATAGGTGCGCTTTTTAATCAAGACGGAGATGCATTTTCATTGAATGAAAATCAAGGGATTTGGGTAAGTTATAAAACATCTGAAATGAAAAATGAAGTTTTTGCTTCAAACCAAACCAATACTATAGGCTTGAATGGCACTCAAATTTCTTTCACAAATGATTCAGGTGTGAGTGGTGTTTCAAGTTTGATCGCAGCTCAAAATGCTATCAATGCAGTAAAAGATAAGACTGGTATTGAAGCATATGTTGATGGCGGCTTGTTAAGATTGGAAAATAAAAATGAACTTGATGGTGATGAAAAAGTAAAAAATATTCGAGTAACCTCTTCAGGAACTGGTGCATTTTCTAATTTTGTCGAAGGAGATGCTGATATTACCTCCTTTAGATATCGATATACAAAATCTGTTAGTCCAGACTCAGCAACAGGTCAGTTTAGAACCACAGAAGATCTTCGTGCTTTGATGCAGTATGATGCCAATATGATTAAAGATCCTACTATGAACTATAGTGATACTTCTGCTTCTGTTTCTGTAACTGTAAATAAATACGGGATGTTTGAAATTCTCAATAAAGATAATGGAGATGATGTCAAACAAAATTTGAATATTTTTGTCAGCGGTTATGCTTCTGAAAATGTTACCAATAATGTTTTGTTTAAAGACACGATGAAAGCTTTAAATACAGCTTCTTTAATCGAGGGTGGCGTTTCTACAAGTACTTCTAAAATTACCCATGCTATCCATACGACAAGTATCGATATTATCGATAGTTTGGGTACTAAGCATACATTAAGATTGGAATTTTATAAGAGTGGGGGTGCAGAATGGAATTTCAGAGCAATTGTGCCTGAACCATCTGAACTTTATGGAGCTTCTGCAACAAGACCCAATATTTTTGAGGGTGGGAAACTTCGATTCAATAGTGATGGAAGCTTGGCTGGAATGAATCCGCCCGTTCTTCAGTTTGATCCCAAGAATGGTTCAAATTCCCCGCAAAGAATTGATTTGAGTTTTGGCGCAAGAGGAAGTTTTGGAGGATTGACAAGTGTTGATAAAATTTCAGAAACTTATGCAATTGATCAAGATGGATATCAAGCTGGGGATTTAATGGATGTGAGATTCGATTCTAATGGATCCTTGCTTGGTGCATTCAGTAATGGGAGAACTTTAGCACTTGCTCAAGTAGCACTTGCAAACTTTTCTAATAATACAGGCTTGCAGTCTGAGGGTGGGAATGTTTTTTCTCAAACCGGAAACTCGGGGCAAGCAATGATAGGTGCAGCCAATACGGGCAGAAGAGGGGGGGTATCGGGTTCAAAATTGGAAATGAGTAACGTGGATTTGAGTCGAAGTCTTACCCAACTTATTGTTGTTCAAAGGGGTTTTCAGGCAAATTCTAAAGCGGTGACAACTTCTGATCAGATTTTAAATACCCTTTTGAATTTGAAGCAATAA